A DNA window from Streptomyces sp. B21-083 contains the following coding sequences:
- a CDS encoding SpoIIE family protein phosphatase — MHPSYDAPEAGGEGLGDMTDAVAAVDAHGTVSAWSDGARQLLGYAPSDVIGRPAARLLAGDPPVAALRQAAVSRSWSGRVALRHGDGRRLEADLRAWSVPDADGQPQWFLVHTRSAKSAADGPQPATYDDPQLSTYGDPRLLDWAFALSPLTLAIYDVDGRILRMNAAARGLLGLAEDDTVLGQVIEDLYGDARAQGILSASAFSEHVTETMRGVARTGQGIRYEVSAPTSHSREPTWWAVTMSPVTDRTGTVRGVFTAGCDITEQFVARQRLAVLNEASARIGTTLDVTRTADELTEVAVPRVADFVSVDLLDSVLHGGEPPTGPVDGTVALRRVAHRSMTEGAPEAAVVLGALDTYPDFAPPARCLVSGRPVLSGRGDDDFDRWARGHPARAARVRDYGIREVMAIPVRARGTTLGVAVFARRRPEPFTSDDLVLAGEMVARAAVCVDNARRYTRERSTVLTLQRSLLPRQLPQLEAVEVATRYLPGSSQAGMGGDWFDVIPLSGARVALVVGDVVGHGIHASAAMGRLRIAVRTLADVDQAPDELLTQLDDLVIRLAAEGISTKDDDRAKTATPDRTAGGEARAGLDERGPGDGADRNEMTGLDERAAPYQGDALHEITETADLPEAVGEMAATCLYAVYDPISRHCTFARAGGPVPALVRSDGTVDLLDFPAGPRLGIGGLPFEATEMEVPEGSLLAFYTDGLIDARAGNLDELCRVLSGNHRQPLERTCDTVLERLLPSVPTDDVALLIARTHSLGDDRVATWELDLDPSVVADARKRASDQLAGWGLEDLTFVTELVVSELVTNAIRHAEAPIRLRLILNRSLICEVADGSSTAPHPRRARIFDEGGRGLLLVAQLTDRWGTRQTPTGKIIWAEQSLPET, encoded by the coding sequence ATGCATCCGAGTTATGACGCTCCCGAGGCCGGGGGCGAGGGCCTCGGCGACATGACGGACGCCGTGGCCGCCGTCGATGCGCACGGCACGGTCTCGGCGTGGAGCGACGGTGCCCGGCAGCTGCTCGGTTATGCGCCCTCCGATGTGATCGGCCGCCCCGCCGCGCGTCTGCTGGCCGGGGACCCGCCCGTGGCTGCCCTGCGGCAGGCGGCCGTTTCCCGGAGCTGGAGCGGCAGGGTGGCACTGCGGCACGGGGACGGCCGCCGACTGGAAGCGGACCTGCGGGCATGGTCGGTGCCGGACGCCGACGGACAGCCCCAGTGGTTTCTGGTCCACACCCGCTCGGCCAAGAGCGCAGCCGACGGCCCTCAGCCGGCCACGTACGACGATCCCCAGCTGAGCACGTACGGCGATCCGCGCCTGCTGGATTGGGCTTTCGCGCTGTCCCCGCTCACCTTGGCGATCTACGACGTCGACGGGCGGATCCTGCGGATGAACGCCGCGGCACGCGGCCTGCTCGGCCTCGCGGAGGACGACACGGTGCTCGGACAGGTCATCGAGGACCTGTACGGGGATGCCCGGGCGCAGGGCATCCTTTCCGCCTCCGCCTTCTCCGAACACGTGACTGAGACGATGCGCGGAGTGGCCCGGACGGGCCAGGGGATCCGTTACGAGGTCTCCGCTCCGACGTCTCATTCCCGGGAACCGACCTGGTGGGCCGTCACCATGTCGCCCGTGACAGATCGGACCGGCACGGTGCGCGGAGTGTTCACCGCGGGATGCGACATCACCGAGCAGTTCGTGGCGCGGCAGCGGCTCGCCGTCCTCAACGAGGCGAGCGCCCGGATCGGTACCACGCTGGACGTGACGCGTACGGCGGACGAACTGACCGAGGTGGCCGTTCCCCGGGTCGCAGACTTCGTCAGTGTCGATCTGCTCGATTCCGTGCTGCACGGCGGCGAGCCGCCTACGGGCCCGGTCGACGGGACAGTGGCTCTGCGCCGGGTCGCGCACCGGTCCATGACCGAGGGCGCACCCGAGGCCGCGGTCGTGCTGGGAGCGTTGGACACCTACCCGGACTTCGCGCCGCCCGCCCGCTGCCTGGTCTCGGGCCGACCCGTCCTGAGTGGGCGAGGCGACGACGACTTCGACCGGTGGGCCCGGGGGCACCCGGCCAGGGCCGCCCGGGTACGCGACTACGGGATCCGCGAAGTGATGGCGATACCGGTGCGTGCCCGCGGCACCACTCTCGGCGTAGCGGTCTTCGCGCGTCGGCGCCCCGAGCCCTTCACGTCGGACGACCTGGTGCTGGCCGGTGAAATGGTGGCCAGGGCAGCTGTCTGCGTCGACAACGCCCGCCGCTACACCCGCGAGCGCTCCACCGTCCTCACCCTGCAGCGCAGCCTCCTCCCGAGGCAGCTGCCGCAGCTGGAGGCCGTGGAGGTCGCCACCCGCTACCTTCCCGGCAGCTCCCAGGCCGGCATGGGCGGCGACTGGTTCGACGTGATTCCGCTGTCCGGCGCCCGGGTCGCCCTGGTGGTCGGCGATGTCGTCGGCCACGGTATCCACGCGTCGGCGGCCATGGGACGGCTGCGTATCGCGGTGCGGACCCTCGCCGATGTCGATCAGGCCCCCGACGAGCTCCTCACCCAGCTGGACGACCTGGTCATCCGCCTGGCCGCCGAGGGCATCAGCACGAAGGACGACGACCGCGCGAAGACGGCCACCCCCGACCGGACGGCCGGCGGTGAAGCGCGGGCCGGCCTCGACGAGCGGGGCCCCGGCGACGGGGCCGACCGTAACGAGATGACGGGCCTCGACGAGCGAGCAGCCCCCTACCAGGGGGACGCTCTCCATGAGATCACCGAGACAGCCGACCTTCCGGAAGCCGTCGGCGAAATGGCCGCCACTTGCCTCTACGCGGTGTACGACCCGATATCCCGCCACTGCACCTTCGCCCGCGCCGGCGGCCCGGTGCCCGCGCTCGTCCGGAGCGACGGCACCGTCGATCTGCTCGACTTTCCGGCAGGCCCCAGGCTCGGCATCGGTGGCCTGCCCTTCGAGGCCACCGAGATGGAAGTGCCCGAAGGCAGCCTGCTCGCCTTCTACACCGACGGCCTGATCGACGCCCGGGCCGGCAACCTCGACGAACTGTGCCGTGTCCTGTCCGGTAACCACAGGCAGCCGTTGGAACGCACCTGCGACACAGTTCTCGAACGACTGCTCCCCTCCGTCCCCACCGACGACGTCGCCCTGCTCATCGCGCGTACGCACTCTCTCGGCGACGACCGGGTCGCCACCTGGGAGCTGGACCTGGACCCCTCCGTCGTCGCCGACGCCCGCAAGCGGGCGTCCGACCAGCTGGCCGGCTGGGGACTGGAGGACCTCACGTTCGTCACGGAACTGGTTGTCAGCGAGCTGGTGACCAATGCCATCCGGCACGCCGAGGCCCCCATCCGACTACGGCTGATCCTGAACCGGTCACTGATCTGCGAGGTCGCCGACGGCAGCAGTACCGCACCGCATCCGCGTCGGGCCCGAATCTTCGACGAGGGGGGCCGCGGACTGCTGCTCGTCGCCCAGCTCACCGATCGCTGGGGGACCCGCCAGACACCGACCGGCAAGATCATCTGGGCTGAGCAGTCCCTCCCCGAGACCTGA
- a CDS encoding ROK family protein yields the protein MKRWLGVEMGVDELRWALIVGDSVEAKGSAGTPRAGLLHAIDAVARTTREHRADGLGVAVPGDLNRESGLVGAGSMNLVGPWAGYPLRDELAYRVGCPTEILNDARAFGHGELVLGAAKGLENVLFIMLHRGGVGGAYAFQGRILASADDRVGEFGHITVEPDGAHCPGCGGRGCLETFASGQAIVRRFRARSTWSPSGVAAVTEAAEDGDRTAVDVLTESGRAVGIVLNSLAAAFPTQAAVVGGDIASAALPWMVDAIRAKLAERPNCTFEPDLLPASLGVWAPALGAALTVALPPSVVEGNEGEG from the coding sequence GTGAAGCGCTGGCTCGGCGTCGAGATGGGTGTCGACGAGTTGAGGTGGGCGCTGATCGTGGGGGACTCGGTCGAAGCGAAGGGCAGCGCCGGAACTCCTCGGGCGGGGCTGCTGCACGCCATCGACGCCGTGGCTCGGACGACCCGGGAACACCGTGCGGACGGGCTCGGGGTGGCGGTCCCAGGGGATCTGAACCGCGAGAGCGGACTCGTCGGAGCGGGCAGTATGAACCTTGTCGGTCCCTGGGCCGGATACCCGCTGCGGGACGAGCTGGCGTACCGGGTCGGATGCCCGACGGAGATTCTCAACGACGCGCGGGCGTTCGGGCACGGCGAGCTCGTGCTGGGCGCGGCGAAGGGTTTGGAGAACGTACTTTTCATCATGCTGCACAGGGGCGGCGTGGGCGGTGCCTACGCGTTCCAGGGACGGATCCTGGCGAGTGCGGACGACCGCGTCGGCGAGTTCGGCCACATCACCGTGGAGCCCGACGGTGCCCACTGCCCGGGCTGCGGTGGCCGGGGATGCCTGGAGACCTTCGCCAGCGGCCAGGCCATCGTCCGCCGGTTCCGGGCTCGCTCCACCTGGAGCCCGTCCGGGGTGGCCGCGGTGACCGAGGCCGCCGAGGACGGCGACCGTACCGCCGTGGACGTGCTCACCGAAAGCGGGCGTGCTGTGGGCATCGTTCTGAACAGCCTGGCCGCCGCCTTTCCCACCCAGGCGGCGGTGGTGGGCGGCGACATCGCGTCCGCCGCGCTGCCCTGGATGGTGGACGCGATCAGGGCCAAGCTCGCCGAACGTCCGAACTGCACCTTCGAGCCGGACCTCCTGCCCGCGTCGCTCGGCGTCTGGGCGCCGGCGCTCGGCGCCGCTCTGACCGTCGCCCTCCCGCCCTCCGTGGTCGAGGGGAATGAGGGCGAAGGGTGA
- a CDS encoding SpoIIE family protein phosphatase, with the protein MPEPAALAPNTVVVVLDATGRIRLWSQSAQDMLGWTGKRVLGRRFDHLMDPKSLDPKARSDILTALLSSECWSGLLPLRHRDDRPIRVHVRSSRLLDGDGRAFVHASLAETSRPDLEAADSAALESFLESTPLGVAIFDNDLRCVRANQALARLDHHPLVDHLGHSVDEVIDEPVGLLLLELQRQVLRTGRSMIDMTLPGPGGEGFCSVSCSRLADTDHRVIGVACTITDVTERHRTARKNELVRQRLSLLNDVGSRVADLLDIPRIAERLAGTLAPGFSDYAGVVLLESVVTDGELPRHAPTHRTPLIQLGVAWTQHNPTVDRMLRVGQSVNVSENSAADEALSSGLPQLLDSPERLRSATYPGDPKVRAALELGVHSMMMLPLRAGGIVLGLLVVHRANDSPPFDHADLGFAMKLADRASTSLDNARLYTRERAGALMLQRALMPQHIPEPPGVHIAFRYVPGSAGNEAGGDWFDVTRLAGGRVALVIGDVTGHGLRAAATMGLLRTAVRTLSVLDLPPAQLLQHVDDIAADLTHDPDEALMATCVYAVYDPSLRRCVIARAGHVPPVMIQPEPTADGSRSVRLLDMPSGAPLGVGGVKFEEVQFDVLDGSVLALYTDGLIEARGQDISDGLKRLCSQLAEPHASLEAACDSVLSILEPGAEQDDVALLLAQLVGLPETPRSS; encoded by the coding sequence GTGCCGGAACCCGCGGCCCTCGCGCCGAACACCGTGGTCGTCGTACTGGACGCCACCGGCCGCATCAGACTGTGGAGCCAGTCAGCCCAGGACATGCTGGGCTGGACGGGGAAACGTGTCCTGGGTCGTCGCTTCGACCACCTCATGGACCCCAAGAGCCTTGACCCGAAAGCACGCTCCGACATCCTCACAGCGCTCCTGAGCTCCGAGTGCTGGAGCGGCCTCCTGCCCCTGCGGCACCGGGACGACCGGCCCATCCGGGTCCATGTGCGCTCGTCCCGCCTCCTCGATGGAGACGGGAGAGCGTTCGTCCACGCGTCACTCGCCGAGACGAGCCGGCCGGACCTGGAGGCGGCCGACTCGGCCGCGCTGGAGTCGTTCCTCGAATCGACCCCCCTGGGCGTCGCGATCTTCGACAACGACCTGAGGTGCGTCAGGGCCAACCAGGCCCTGGCCCGGCTCGACCACCATCCACTCGTGGACCACCTGGGCCACAGTGTGGACGAGGTGATCGACGAGCCTGTCGGCCTCTTGCTCCTCGAACTGCAACGCCAGGTGCTGAGAACCGGCCGCTCCATGATCGACATGACCTTGCCAGGACCGGGCGGGGAGGGGTTCTGTTCCGTATCCTGCAGTCGCCTGGCGGATACGGACCACAGGGTGATCGGCGTCGCCTGCACCATCACGGACGTCACGGAACGGCACCGGACCGCGAGAAAGAACGAACTCGTCCGCCAGCGTCTCTCGCTGCTCAACGATGTCGGCTCCCGCGTCGCCGACCTGCTCGACATCCCCAGGATCGCCGAGCGACTGGCCGGCACATTGGCCCCCGGGTTCAGCGACTACGCGGGGGTCGTCCTGCTCGAATCAGTGGTCACCGACGGTGAACTTCCCCGACATGCGCCCACCCACCGCACCCCCCTCATCCAGCTGGGCGTCGCCTGGACACAGCACAACCCCACGGTCGATCGCATGCTGCGGGTCGGCCAGTCCGTCAACGTCTCGGAGAACTCGGCCGCCGACGAGGCGCTGAGCAGCGGCCTCCCACAACTCCTCGACTCCCCCGAGCGGTTGCGGTCCGCCACCTACCCGGGTGACCCCAAAGTCCGGGCCGCGTTGGAGTTGGGCGTCCACTCGATGATGATGCTGCCGCTGCGCGCGGGAGGCATAGTGCTCGGCCTGCTGGTGGTGCACCGGGCGAACGACAGCCCCCCGTTCGACCATGCCGACCTGGGCTTCGCCATGAAGCTGGCCGACCGTGCCAGCACATCGCTGGACAACGCCCGCCTCTATACCCGCGAGCGCGCAGGCGCGCTCATGTTGCAGCGCGCGCTCATGCCCCAGCACATCCCCGAACCACCCGGAGTACACATCGCCTTCCGGTACGTCCCCGGCAGCGCCGGCAACGAGGCCGGTGGCGACTGGTTCGACGTCACACGGCTCGCCGGAGGACGGGTGGCTCTGGTCATCGGTGACGTCACCGGCCACGGTCTGCGCGCTGCTGCCACGATGGGCCTGCTACGTACCGCGGTACGCACCCTCTCCGTACTCGATCTCCCGCCCGCTCAACTGCTGCAGCACGTCGACGACATCGCCGCCGACCTGACTCATGACCCGGATGAGGCACTCATGGCGACGTGCGTCTACGCCGTGTACGACCCCTCGCTAAGGCGCTGCGTCATCGCGAGAGCCGGACATGTTCCGCCGGTGATGATCCAGCCGGAACCCACTGCTGACGGCAGCCGTAGCGTCCGGTTGCTGGACATGCCGTCCGGGGCCCCGCTCGGCGTCGGCGGTGTGAAGTTCGAGGAAGTGCAGTTCGACGTGCTCGACGGCTCGGTGCTCGCTCTCTACACCGACGGCCTCATCGAAGCCCGCGGCCAGGACATCAGCGACGGGCTCAAGCGCCTCTGCTCACAACTGGCCGAACCTCACGCCTCGCTGGAGGCGGCTTGCGACAGCGTCCTCAGCATCCTCGAACCGGGCGCCGAACAGGACGACGTGGCCCTGCTCCTGGCACAGCTTGTCGGGCTACCGGAAACCCCGAGATCTTCCTGA
- a CDS encoding tyrosine-type recombinase/integrase, whose translation MTGQTGGASLVPREHWAPASAEELEQFETDALSGFVLARASAGLADGTIRWDVGHLDQIRTSFGRPLWGMEPADDDAYFGKVLRGSPSGTRLARSQALTTYFLFLELRHKVELHRMTGRVIECPIDEMNKPRGAKDAQLRIPPGEPEVGTLFTGWGGELATCHKFAPTARNYTASKLLSQVGLRVSEACGLDLDDIKWDLGRFGKLHVRHGKGARGSGPRERKVPLINGADRTLRWFIEDVWGQFDDDHTRPGAPLFPSERENADRSSRRVGDDALRNGLKDAANVHLPGWGEKLTPHVLRHFCASSQLYPSGLDLLAIQEVLGHSWIATTMRYIHAEQARVEDAWVAGMERAAKRLEGLVRCGGTCG comes from the coding sequence TTGACCGGTCAGACGGGCGGTGCGTCGCTGGTACCGCGCGAGCACTGGGCGCCCGCATCGGCGGAGGAGCTGGAGCAGTTCGAGACCGACGCGCTCTCCGGGTTCGTCCTCGCACGAGCCTCTGCGGGCTTGGCGGACGGCACGATCCGCTGGGACGTCGGGCACCTGGACCAGATCAGAACCTCGTTCGGCCGACCGCTGTGGGGCATGGAGCCGGCCGACGACGACGCGTACTTCGGGAAGGTACTGCGTGGCTCGCCGAGCGGGACCCGGCTGGCCCGGTCCCAGGCGCTGACCACGTACTTCCTGTTCCTGGAGCTGCGGCACAAGGTCGAGCTCCACCGGATGACCGGCCGGGTCATCGAGTGCCCGATCGACGAGATGAACAAGCCGCGCGGCGCGAAGGACGCCCAGCTGCGTATCCCGCCGGGCGAGCCGGAGGTCGGAACGCTCTTCACCGGCTGGGGCGGTGAGCTGGCCACCTGCCACAAGTTCGCCCCTACCGCCAGGAACTACACCGCCTCGAAGTTGCTGTCCCAGGTCGGCCTGCGAGTGAGCGAGGCATGCGGGCTCGACCTGGACGACATCAAGTGGGACTTGGGCCGCTTCGGCAAGCTTCACGTCCGCCACGGCAAGGGCGCCCGCGGCTCGGGTCCGCGCGAGCGGAAGGTGCCGCTGATCAACGGCGCCGACCGGACACTTCGGTGGTTCATCGAGGACGTCTGGGGTCAGTTCGACGACGACCACACGCGCCCCGGCGCCCCGCTGTTTCCCTCTGAACGCGAGAACGCCGACAGGTCCTCGCGCCGGGTGGGCGACGACGCCCTGCGCAATGGGCTCAAGGACGCGGCCAATGTGCACCTGCCCGGATGGGGCGAGAAGCTGACGCCGCACGTCCTGCGACATTTCTGTGCGTCGTCCCAACTCTACCCAAGTGGGCTGGACTTGCTCGCGATCCAGGAGGTTTTGGGACACTCGTGGATCGCCACCACGATGCGATACATCCACGCAGAGCAGGCCCGGGTCGAGGACGCCTGGGTCGCCGGGATGGAACGGGCCGCGAAGCGGCTGGAAGGACTGGTCCGATGCGGTGGAACCTGCGGCTGA
- a CDS encoding ISL3 family transposase — MKDVNELVQTVFSGLSPLVIEDVVDEGERIVVRARTPQDTAVCPVCGTPSERVHGYHWRTVADVPVDERRVVVCVRVRRLVCPTRGCRHTFREQVPGVLDRYQRRTTRLTRQVKAVVKELAGRAGARLLAILAVSLSRHTALRVLLRIPLPAGRVPRVIGVDDFALRRRHRYATVIIDAETHERIDVLPGRTADTLEAWLREHPGIEIVCRDGSATYAEAIRRALPHAVQVADRWHIWHNLCEAALSEVKAHSTCWATVLDAPIYDGPRARTTLERWNQVHGLLDQGVGLLECARRLQLALNTVKRYARADRPERMLRVPKYRAGLVDPYREHLRKRRAEDPGVPVKHLFEEIKALGFTGCLNLLHKYINQGRADADRSHISPRRLARMLLTRPDNLKADQHQLLAKLTNACPEMTQLATGIRDFAPLLTPHADNADALTGWIDQVRTADLPHLHSFTRGLERDLDAVTAGFTLPYSNGPTEGVNTKTKRIARQMHGRAGFTLLRHRILLG, encoded by the coding sequence GTGAAGGATGTCAACGAGCTTGTGCAGACGGTCTTTTCGGGCCTGTCCCCGCTGGTCATCGAGGATGTAGTCGACGAAGGTGAGCGGATCGTGGTGCGGGCACGAACTCCGCAGGACACTGCAGTCTGCCCGGTGTGCGGGACCCCGTCGGAACGCGTGCACGGCTATCACTGGCGGACAGTCGCGGACGTGCCGGTCGATGAACGACGGGTGGTGGTCTGTGTGCGGGTGCGGCGTCTGGTGTGCCCCACCCGCGGCTGTCGCCACACCTTCCGCGAACAGGTACCCGGTGTCCTGGACCGCTACCAGCGGCGCACGACCCGCCTGACCAGGCAAGTCAAGGCCGTGGTCAAGGAGTTAGCGGGCCGGGCCGGGGCACGTCTGCTCGCGATATTGGCGGTGAGCCTGTCTCGTCACACGGCCCTGCGCGTCCTGCTGCGGATCCCGTTGCCTGCCGGGCGGGTGCCCCGTGTGATCGGCGTCGACGACTTCGCACTGCGCCGCCGGCACCGCTACGCCACCGTGATCATCGACGCCGAGACTCATGAGCGGATCGACGTGCTGCCCGGCCGCACGGCCGACACTCTGGAAGCGTGGCTGCGCGAGCATCCGGGCATCGAGATCGTATGCCGTGACGGCTCGGCCACCTACGCCGAGGCCATCCGCCGCGCCCTGCCCCACGCGGTCCAGGTCGCGGACCGGTGGCATATTTGGCACAACCTGTGCGAAGCAGCCCTCAGCGAGGTCAAGGCGCACAGCACCTGTTGGGCCACCGTGCTGGACGCACCCATCTACGACGGACCCCGCGCCCGCACCACCCTGGAACGCTGGAACCAGGTCCACGGCCTGCTCGACCAGGGCGTCGGCCTGCTCGAATGCGCCCGCCGTCTCCAACTGGCCCTGAACACCGTCAAACGCTACGCCCGAGCCGACCGGCCTGAACGCATGCTCCGCGTCCCCAAATACCGCGCCGGCCTCGTCGACCCCTACCGCGAACACCTGCGCAAACGACGGGCCGAGGACCCCGGCGTCCCGGTCAAGCACCTCTTCGAAGAGATCAAAGCCCTCGGCTTCACGGGCTGCCTGAACCTCCTGCACAAGTACATCAACCAGGGCCGCGCGGACGCCGACCGCAGCCATATCTCCCCGCGCAGGCTCGCCCGGATGCTGCTGACCAGGCCCGACAACCTCAAAGCCGATCAACACCAGCTCCTCGCCAAGCTCACCAACGCCTGCCCCGAGATGACACAACTGGCAACCGGCATCAGGGACTTCGCCCCGCTCCTTACGCCCCACGCCGACAACGCCGACGCGCTCACGGGCTGGATCGACCAAGTCCGAACAGCGGATCTACCCCATCTGCACTCCTTCACCCGCGGCCTGGAGCGAGACCTCGACGCCGTGACCGCCGGGTTCACACTTCCGTACAGCAACGGCCCCACCGAAGGCGTCAACACCAAGACCAAACGGATCGCACGACAGATGCACGGACGAGCAGGCTTCACCCTCCTCCGCCACCGCATCCTCCTCGGATAG
- a CDS encoding transposase family protein translates to MEWWSTRTVNHLADLLRRHLKAIRSRWRILPPGKIAVIVLAVLRHDQRLADMAGGNDVSESTVRRWRDELIGLLAAQAPRLDRALKKVAGQGGEVVLIDGTLIRTQRRTGRADRRNYSGKHRSHGLHFLALTDENGRLIWISAARPGRTHDNTAARHDHVLANLHAVGLGALADLGFRGLDNDVRDPVVVTGFHASRTHKLTPGQKTANCVLTVGRAPVEHGFAHLKN, encoded by the coding sequence TTGGAATGGTGGTCCACCCGCACCGTCAACCACCTCGCCGATCTGCTCAGGCGCCATCTGAAGGCGATTCGGTCCCGGTGGCGGATTCTGCCGCCGGGGAAGATCGCGGTGATCGTTCTGGCCGTGCTGCGTCACGACCAGCGCCTGGCCGACATGGCCGGCGGCAACGACGTGTCCGAGTCCACCGTCCGACGCTGGCGGGACGAGCTGATCGGCTTGCTCGCTGCCCAGGCTCCGCGCCTGGACCGCGCCCTGAAGAAGGTCGCCGGTCAGGGCGGGGAGGTGGTCCTGATTGACGGCACTCTCATCCGCACCCAGCGCCGCACCGGGAGAGCCGACCGGCGGAACTACTCCGGTAAGCATCGCAGCCACGGCCTGCACTTCCTCGCCCTGACCGACGAAAACGGCCGCCTGATCTGGATATCCGCCGCCCGCCCTGGCCGCACCCACGACAACACCGCCGCCCGCCACGATCACGTTCTGGCCAACCTGCACGCCGTTGGCCTTGGGGCGCTGGCCGACCTCGGCTTCCGCGGCCTGGACAACGACGTACGCGACCCGGTGGTCGTCACCGGCTTCCACGCCAGCCGCACCCACAAGCTGACCCCAGGCCAGAAGACCGCCAATTGCGTCCTCACCGTCGGACGTGCACCGGTCGAGCACGGTTTCGCCCACCTCAAGAACTGA